A DNA window from Haliovirga abyssi contains the following coding sequences:
- a CDS encoding ROK family protein encodes MLKYVVGIDVGGTNIKAGILKNNGEILKTYSIKTEAFNGAEDVLNRIKNLVEKMLDENNVYKADVLGIGMGIPGPVNTDTGVVNFCANMVGWENFPAAEKLEKLTGLKVKVGNDVNVITLGEDWLGAAKGYKNVLGITLGTGIGGGIILNGHLISGTNGAAGEIGHMKVIEDGKLCGCGQKGCWEAYASATGLEREAVSRLRVNRDTLIWEVVNGNFSKVNAKVIFDAAKKGDKFALDLVDYEVKYLSIGLSNLINILNPEIVVIGGGVSLAGDILFNKLNKALEKDTLKVSLDAVKIVPAKLGNSAGLVGAAALIVLG; translated from the coding sequence ATGTTAAAGTATGTTGTAGGAATTGATGTGGGTGGAACAAATATAAAAGCTGGAATATTAAAAAATAATGGAGAAATATTAAAGACTTATTCTATTAAGACAGAAGCTTTTAATGGTGCAGAGGATGTTTTGAATAGAATAAAAAATCTTGTGGAGAAAATGTTAGATGAAAATAATGTTTATAAAGCAGATGTTTTGGGAATAGGGATGGGAATACCTGGTCCAGTAAATACTGATACAGGTGTTGTTAATTTTTGTGCAAATATGGTTGGATGGGAAAATTTTCCAGCAGCAGAAAAATTGGAAAAATTAACAGGATTAAAAGTAAAAGTTGGAAATGATGTAAACGTAATAACACTTGGAGAAGATTGGCTTGGTGCTGCAAAAGGGTATAAAAATGTATTAGGAATAACATTAGGGACAGGAATAGGTGGAGGAATAATTTTAAATGGACACCTTATATCAGGGACAAATGGAGCAGCAGGAGAAATTGGACATATGAAAGTAATTGAAGATGGAAAGCTTTGTGGTTGTGGACAAAAAGGATGTTGGGAAGCTTACGCATCTGCAACAGGATTAGAAAGAGAAGCAGTATCAAGATTAAGAGTGAATAGAGATACTTTAATTTGGGAAGTTGTAAATGGAAATTTTTCAAAAGTAAATGCAAAAGTTATATTTGATGCTGCTAAGAAAGGCGATAAGTTTGCACTTGATTTAGTTGACTATGAAGTTAAATATTTATCTATAGGATTGTCTAATCTTATAAATATACTTAATCCTGAAATAGTTGTAATAGGCGGCGGAGTTAGTTTAGCAGGAGATATATTATTTAACAAATTAAACAAAGCTTTAGAAAAAGATACGTTAAAAGTATCATTAGATGCTGTGAAAATAGTACCAGCAAAACTTGGAAATAGTGCAGGCCTTGTAGGAGCAGCTGCATTAATTGTTTTGGGATAA
- a CDS encoding TrmB family transcriptional regulator encodes MEKVVDELQKFNLSKIEATVYLTLVRYSGLNGSQISKLLNANRGSVYSALNSLYDKGAVYLMPGEKKVYKAKKPEIFIENLKNKYIEDYKNSAEVLKDEFSKFESVKTQEQEYWNIKGQNNFILKAKELLFSAQEEIYINTNYNLRAFSEEFKELNSRGVKIIMFSPEKIETEFKFIELYSLGQEPDVINKKMMLVVDDSVALIMSGKATGEFIGTFTSNKYLVEIVSEHIHYDIYMLKIGQKFGSSLFKDIKLKTHHEENFINKIIDGVKNAEKNKKKLKLKK; translated from the coding sequence ATGGAGAAGGTTGTTGATGAACTACAAAAATTTAATTTATCAAAAATAGAAGCGACAGTGTATTTAACACTTGTTAGGTATTCTGGTTTGAACGGTTCTCAAATTTCAAAACTATTAAATGCGAATAGAGGTTCTGTATATTCAGCATTAAATAGTTTATATGATAAGGGTGCTGTTTATTTAATGCCAGGAGAAAAAAAAGTATATAAAGCTAAAAAACCTGAAATTTTTATTGAAAACTTAAAAAATAAATATATAGAAGATTATAAAAATTCTGCGGAAGTGTTAAAAGATGAGTTTTCAAAATTTGAATCAGTAAAAACGCAAGAACAAGAGTATTGGAATATAAAAGGGCAGAATAATTTTATATTAAAAGCAAAAGAGCTATTATTTTCTGCTCAAGAAGAGATCTATATAAATACTAACTATAATTTAAGAGCTTTTAGTGAAGAGTTTAAGGAATTGAATTCTAGAGGAGTAAAAATAATTATGTTTTCTCCAGAAAAAATTGAGACAGAGTTTAAATTTATAGAGCTTTATTCGTTAGGACAAGAACCAGATGTAATAAATAAAAAAATGATGTTAGTTGTAGATGATAGCGTGGCTTTGATTATGAGTGGGAAGGCTACTGGAGAATTTATAGGAACTTTTACAAGTAATAAATATTTGGTAGAAATAGTTTCGGAGCATATTCACTATGATATATATATGTTGAAAATTGGTCAAAAATTTGGCTCTAGTTTATTTAAAGATATCAAATTGAAGACGCACCATGAAGAAAATTTTATAAATAAAATAATAGATGGTGTTAAGAATGCGGAAAAAAATAAAAAAAAATTAAAACTTAAAAAATAA